Proteins encoded by one window of Dokdonella sp.:
- a CDS encoding DPP IV N-terminal domain-containing protein, whose product MRLLLAAILMAATVEVVAEPLTIDRIFDGGSLDGPSPRGLQIAPDGTRVSLLRAKASDQNRFDLWAYDIATKQLALLVDADAVAPDETLSAEEAARRERARTAGFSGIVDYHWSPDGKKLLFPLGDTLYLYDLEVDRTKALRALDTGGAMLDPRISPKGGYVSWLREGNLWVLDLAAADAKPRRLTHDGGATVRNGEAEFIAQEEMGRNRGYWWAPDDSLIAFQRYDEKAVPIVRRFEIQAERTDVIEQRYPAAGEANVAVKLGLVAPGGGEARWIDLGSDTDVYLARVDWLPDAKRLSYQWQSRDQKRLQLRFVDTATLEQHTMLTETRETWIELNDDLRFLADGKGFIWGSDRSGFHHLYHYGLDGKLIAAISAGEWNIDRLLAVDVDRGYVYVESNRDFAGDRQLYRLALDGSTADAPQRISEGDGTHQIAFSPDARFYVDTFSDPRTPPQVSLHRADGQRIDWIERNAYDATHPFAPYRGTAPVAEFGSLLAADGQALNYRLFKPPGFDPLKRYPVFNFYYGGPGVQRVVRAWGDPSTARANAQVRFCQYMAQQGYVVFTLDNRGMARRGRRFSDAIHGQLGTIEVEDQLAGIAWLKKQPWVDGSRIGVFGWSYGGYLTTMLLAKASDQIAFGVAVAPVTDWMLYDTHYTERYLGHPAQNRAGYIRSAPFAWLDGFEAPLLLIHGMADDNVLFSNTTKLMAELQERGIRFELMTYPGGKHGLSTPAMSKHVHHTIAEAFARHVRDASRAPAADTSLGDGD is encoded by the coding sequence ATGCGTCTGCTGCTTGCCGCGATCCTGATGGCTGCCACGGTCGAGGTCGTGGCCGAACCGCTCACGATCGATCGCATCTTTGACGGCGGCAGCCTCGACGGGCCGTCCCCGCGTGGTTTGCAGATTGCGCCGGATGGTACGCGGGTGAGCCTGTTGCGGGCCAAGGCGTCCGACCAGAACCGGTTCGATCTTTGGGCCTATGACATCGCGACGAAGCAGCTTGCCCTGCTCGTCGATGCCGATGCCGTTGCGCCGGATGAAACGCTCTCGGCCGAGGAAGCGGCGCGGCGCGAGCGTGCGCGTACGGCTGGCTTCAGCGGCATCGTCGACTACCACTGGTCACCGGACGGGAAGAAGCTGCTGTTTCCGCTCGGCGACACGCTGTATCTGTATGACCTCGAGGTGGACAGGACCAAGGCACTGCGCGCGCTCGACACCGGCGGCGCCATGCTCGATCCGCGCATCTCGCCGAAAGGTGGTTACGTGTCGTGGCTACGCGAGGGCAATCTGTGGGTGCTCGACCTTGCCGCTGCCGACGCCAAGCCACGCCGGCTGACCCATGACGGCGGTGCCACGGTACGCAACGGCGAAGCCGAGTTCATCGCGCAGGAAGAGATGGGTCGCAACCGTGGCTACTGGTGGGCGCCGGACGATTCGCTGATCGCGTTCCAGCGTTACGACGAGAAAGCCGTTCCGATAGTTCGCCGTTTCGAGATCCAGGCAGAGCGTACCGATGTCATCGAACAGCGTTATCCGGCGGCCGGCGAGGCGAACGTCGCGGTGAAGCTCGGCCTCGTCGCACCGGGCGGTGGTGAAGCGCGCTGGATCGACCTGGGCAGCGATACCGACGTCTATCTCGCCCGCGTCGACTGGTTGCCGGATGCAAAGCGGCTGTCCTACCAGTGGCAGTCACGCGACCAGAAGCGCCTGCAACTGCGCTTCGTCGATACCGCCACGCTCGAACAGCACACCATGCTCACGGAAACCCGCGAGACGTGGATCGAACTCAATGACGACCTGCGTTTCCTCGCCGACGGCAAGGGTTTCATCTGGGGAAGCGATCGTAGCGGCTTCCATCACCTCTACCACTACGGCCTCGATGGCAAACTCATCGCGGCCATCAGCGCGGGCGAGTGGAACATCGACCGCCTGTTGGCCGTCGATGTAGACCGAGGCTACGTCTACGTCGAGTCGAATCGTGATTTCGCCGGTGACCGACAGCTCTATCGCCTTGCCCTCGATGGCAGCACGGCGGATGCTCCGCAACGCATCAGCGAAGGCGATGGCACGCATCAGATCGCGTTCTCGCCCGATGCGCGCTTCTACGTCGACACCTTCTCCGATCCGCGCACACCGCCACAGGTCAGCCTGCATCGAGCCGACGGCCAGCGCATCGACTGGATCGAACGCAATGCTTACGACGCCACGCATCCGTTCGCGCCGTATCGCGGCACGGCACCGGTCGCCGAGTTCGGCAGCCTGCTCGCAGCCGATGGCCAGGCCTTGAATTACCGCTTGTTCAAGCCGCCGGGCTTCGATCCGTTGAAGCGCTACCCCGTGTTCAACTTCTACTACGGCGGGCCCGGCGTGCAGCGTGTCGTGCGTGCCTGGGGCGATCCATCGACAGCGCGCGCCAATGCACAGGTGCGTTTCTGCCAGTACATGGCACAGCAGGGCTATGTCGTGTTCACCCTCGACAACCGCGGCATGGCCCGCCGTGGCCGCAGGTTCTCCGATGCGATCCACGGCCAGCTCGGCACGATCGAGGTGGAAGACCAGCTCGCCGGCATCGCCTGGCTGAAGAAGCAACCCTGGGTCGACGGTTCGCGCATTGGCGTGTTCGGCTGGAGCTATGGCGGCTATCTGACCACCATGCTGCTGGCCAAGGCCTCCGATCAGATCGCGTTCGGGGTTGCGGTCGCCCCGGTCACCGATTGGATGCTGTACGACACCCATTACACCGAGCGCTATCTCGGCCACCCGGCGCAGAACCGGGCCGGATACATCCGCAGTGCGCCATTCGCCTGGCTCGATGGCTTCGAAGCGCCGTTGCTGCTGATCCACGGCATGGCCGATGACAACGTGCTGTTCAGCAACACCACCAAGCTCATGGCCGAATTGCAGGAACGCGGTATCCGCTTCGAACTGATGACCTATCCGGGCGGCAAGCACGGGTTGTCCACGCCGGCGATGAGCAAGCATGTCCATCACACCATCGCTGAAGCGTTCGCGCGCCATGTACGCGATGCATCACGCGCGCCGGCCGCAGACACTTCGCTCGGCGACGGAGATTGA
- a CDS encoding LemA family protein → MLVATLVVISLLLLGAVLVFNRLVTDRNQARAAWSDIDVQLTRRYDLTPQLVAAVQAYADYERATLTAVTELRTRAHTAVDLADRARLEDELGRQIERLLVLAESYPDLKASGNFLQLQRDLVAIEDHLQYARRFYNGAVRQLNTRIERFPDLIVARLAGFSRLQFYEAEPAQRSAP, encoded by the coding sequence ATGCTCGTCGCCACCCTGGTCGTGATCAGCTTGCTCCTGCTCGGAGCGGTCCTCGTCTTCAACCGTCTCGTCACCGACCGCAATCAGGCGCGCGCCGCCTGGAGCGACATCGACGTGCAGCTCACGCGGCGCTACGACCTGACTCCGCAGTTGGTCGCCGCCGTGCAGGCCTATGCCGACTACGAGCGTGCGACGCTGACGGCGGTGACCGAACTGCGCACGCGCGCACACACTGCAGTCGACCTCGCCGATCGCGCGCGTCTCGAGGACGAACTCGGCCGCCAGATCGAACGCCTGCTCGTGCTGGCCGAGAGTTACCCGGATCTCAAGGCCAGCGGCAATTTCCTGCAACTGCAGCGCGACCTCGTCGCCATCGAGGACCACCTGCAGTACGCGCGGCGCTTCTACAACGGCGCCGTGCGCCAGCTCAATACACGCATCGAGCGCTTTCCGGATCTCATCGTGGCCCGTTTGGCCGGTTTTTCCCGTTTGCAGTTCTACGAAGCCGAACCTGCGCAGAGGAGCGCACCATGA
- a CDS encoding DUF2207 domain-containing protein, protein MTRWLIGILLLCTVTFTRADERILEYHSDIAIAADSTMIVAETIRVNAEGNRIRRGIYRDFPTAYRDRNGRRVNVSFEPLEVSRNGAPEPWRAEPFANGVRVYFGDPEVFLQPGEHTYVFRYRTARQLGFFKEHDELYWNVTGNGWDFNINRASATVSLPGDGARGRLKVEAYTGEQGSTARDATAGVDSEGNAVVATRNVLPPYHGLTLVAMFPKGIVGEPSLADQARWFSRDNRREAILLGGLVVLVLFLFLQWRRLGRDPEKGVIFPQYDPPHRISPAVMRFVRRMEYDDRCFAADVVLLGVHGALEIAQQGRTYVLRKRAAPGPELPDSAKSLYTNLFRQGAELVLKQSDHERIGGIRSEHRNFINDKYAKDNFRRNDGIGCFGVLFTIAVVTAALLLDSLDPTVELIILTIVTGLLAMVTAGLIMGMIAAHEEGTGIVAKSIWAVLVAAVTAATGYFLSMWSSVIFAVLVAAICASQVPFGFLMRAPTVAGRKLLDQFDGLRLYLGVAERDELARAKEPPMTMDEYQRLLPYAMALEVEKTWGDRLAAVMGASAAAAAGAAMAWYHGSSGRGFDAGSFGSSLNSSLSSAISSSSTPPGSSSGGGGGGSSGGGGGGGGGGGW, encoded by the coding sequence ATGACGCGATGGCTCATTGGCATCCTGCTGTTGTGCACGGTCACGTTCACGCGCGCCGATGAGCGCATCCTCGAGTACCACAGCGACATCGCCATCGCCGCCGACTCGACGATGATCGTGGCCGAGACGATCCGCGTGAATGCCGAAGGCAACCGCATCCGCCGCGGCATCTATCGCGACTTCCCGACCGCCTACCGCGACCGCAATGGCCGGCGCGTCAACGTGTCGTTCGAGCCGCTCGAGGTCAGTCGCAACGGCGCGCCGGAACCCTGGCGTGCCGAGCCGTTCGCCAATGGCGTGCGCGTCTACTTCGGCGATCCGGAGGTATTCCTCCAGCCCGGCGAGCACACGTATGTGTTCCGCTACCGCACCGCGCGCCAGCTCGGCTTCTTCAAGGAGCACGACGAGCTGTACTGGAACGTCACCGGCAACGGTTGGGATTTCAACATCAATCGCGCCAGCGCGACGGTCAGCCTGCCCGGCGACGGTGCGCGCGGCAGGCTGAAGGTCGAGGCCTACACCGGCGAACAGGGCTCGACCGCGCGCGATGCGACGGCCGGTGTCGACAGCGAAGGCAATGCCGTCGTGGCCACGCGCAATGTCTTGCCTCCGTACCATGGCCTGACCCTCGTCGCGATGTTCCCGAAGGGCATCGTCGGCGAACCGTCGCTGGCCGACCAGGCACGTTGGTTCAGTCGCGACAACCGTCGCGAGGCGATCCTGCTCGGCGGTCTCGTCGTGCTCGTGCTGTTCCTCTTCCTGCAATGGCGACGGCTCGGCCGCGATCCCGAGAAGGGCGTGATCTTCCCTCAGTACGATCCACCGCACCGCATTTCGCCGGCAGTGATGCGCTTCGTGCGCAGGATGGAGTACGACGACCGCTGCTTTGCCGCCGACGTGGTCCTGCTGGGCGTGCATGGTGCGCTCGAGATCGCGCAGCAGGGGCGCACCTACGTGCTGCGCAAGCGCGCCGCACCGGGTCCGGAACTGCCGGATTCGGCGAAAAGCCTCTACACCAACCTGTTCAGACAGGGTGCCGAGCTGGTCCTGAAGCAGTCCGACCACGAACGCATCGGCGGCATCCGCAGCGAGCACCGCAACTTCATCAACGACAAGTACGCCAAGGACAACTTCCGCCGCAACGACGGCATTGGCTGCTTCGGCGTGCTGTTCACCATTGCCGTCGTGACTGCAGCCTTGTTGCTTGATTCGCTCGACCCTACGGTCGAACTGATCATCCTGACGATTGTCACCGGACTGCTCGCGATGGTCACAGCCGGCCTCATCATGGGGATGATCGCGGCGCACGAGGAAGGAACCGGGATCGTCGCCAAGAGCATCTGGGCAGTGCTCGTTGCGGCTGTGACCGCAGCCACCGGCTATTTCCTCTCGATGTGGTCCAGCGTGATCTTCGCCGTGCTCGTCGCCGCGATCTGTGCTTCACAGGTTCCGTTCGGATTCCTGATGCGTGCGCCGACCGTGGCCGGGCGCAAGCTGCTCGACCAGTTCGACGGCCTGCGCCTGTACCTCGGCGTGGCCGAACGTGACGAACTGGCGCGTGCCAAGGAACCGCCGATGACGATGGACGAATACCAACGCCTGCTGCCGTACGCGATGGCGCTCGAAGTCGAAAAGACCTGGGGTGACCGCCTCGCCGCGGTGATGGGTGCCTCGGCGGCCGCCGCAGCCGGCGCGGCGATGGCCTGGTACCACGGTTCGAGTGGTCGCGGCTTCGACGCCGGCAGCTTCGGCAGCTCGCTCAACTCGTCGTTGTCGAGCGCCATCAGCTCCTCGTCGACTCCACCCGGATCGTCGTCCGGCGGTGGCGGTGGTGGTTCATCGGGTGGCGGTGGCGGCGGTGGCGGCGGCGGCGGGTGGTGA
- a CDS encoding DUF971 domain-containing protein, with the protein MNAPVPIGITLHRASHVLEVAYDDGEVFRLPAEYLRVNSPSAEVQGHGPGQKVLVTGKADVEIVEIIPVGHYAVLLKFSDGHQTGIYSWDVLYALGRDHERNWRDYLDALDAAGRSREV; encoded by the coding sequence ATGAACGCCCCCGTCCCCATCGGCATCACCCTGCATCGCGCCTCGCACGTGCTCGAGGTTGCCTACGACGACGGCGAAGTATTCCGTCTGCCGGCCGAATACCTGCGTGTGAACTCGCCGAGTGCGGAAGTGCAGGGTCACGGGCCCGGGCAGAAGGTGCTGGTGACCGGCAAGGCCGATGTCGAGATCGTTGAGATCATCCCGGTCGGCCACTACGCCGTGCTGCTCAAGTTCAGCGACGGCCACCAGACCGGCATCTATTCCTGGGACGTCCTTTACGCGCTCGGCCGCGACCATGAGCGCAATTGGCGCGACTACCTCGATGCGCTCGACGCAGCAGGACGTTCGCGCGAAGTGTGA
- the hslU gene encoding ATP-dependent protease ATPase subunit HslU: MSDMTPREIVHELDRYIIGQHAAKRAVAIALRNRWRRMQLDPALRDEVTPKNILMIGPTGVGKTEIARRLAALANAPFIKVEATKFTEVGYVGKDVEQIVRDLAEAAVKMTREQAMARVRTQAEDRAEDRILDALLPRRQTVGFANEPITADARDSDTRQKLLKQYREGKLDEREIEIEVAMNLGVEIMTPPGMEEMTSQLRDMFQSLSGQRSQKRKLTIARARPILVEEEAARLINDEEIKAHAIRNCEQNGIVFIDEIDKVAQRGEWSGAGVSREGVQRDLLPLVEGSSVSTKHGIIKTDHILFIASGAFSLAKPSDLIPELQGRFPIRVELSALSADDFRRILGEPQHALTKQYTALLATEGVDLEFTDEGIARLAEVAFQVNERTENIGARRLHTVLERLLDEISFAASDHAGERFTIDAAYVDAHLASLVKDEDLSRYIL, from the coding sequence ATGTCCGACATGACCCCCCGCGAAATCGTCCACGAGCTCGACCGCTACATCATCGGCCAGCATGCGGCCAAGCGTGCGGTCGCCATCGCCCTGCGCAACCGCTGGCGGCGCATGCAGCTCGATCCGGCGCTGCGCGATGAGGTGACGCCGAAGAACATCCTGATGATCGGTCCGACCGGCGTCGGCAAGACCGAGATCGCACGTCGCCTCGCCGCACTGGCGAATGCGCCGTTCATCAAGGTCGAGGCGACCAAGTTCACCGAGGTCGGCTATGTCGGCAAGGATGTCGAGCAGATCGTGCGCGATCTTGCCGAGGCGGCGGTGAAGATGACGCGCGAGCAGGCCATGGCGCGCGTGCGCACCCAGGCCGAGGACCGCGCCGAGGACCGCATCCTCGATGCGCTGCTGCCACGCCGGCAGACGGTCGGTTTCGCCAACGAGCCGATCACAGCCGATGCGCGCGACAGTGACACCCGCCAAAAGCTCCTCAAGCAATACCGCGAGGGCAAGCTCGACGAGCGCGAGATCGAGATCGAGGTGGCGATGAACCTCGGCGTCGAGATCATGACGCCGCCCGGCATGGAGGAGATGACCAGCCAGTTGCGCGACATGTTCCAGTCACTGTCGGGCCAGCGTTCGCAGAAGCGCAAGCTGACCATCGCCCGGGCCCGGCCGATCCTCGTCGAGGAGGAAGCCGCCAGGCTGATCAATGACGAGGAGATCAAGGCCCACGCGATCCGCAACTGCGAACAGAACGGCATCGTCTTCATCGACGAGATCGACAAGGTCGCCCAGCGCGGCGAGTGGAGCGGCGCCGGCGTCAGTCGTGAAGGCGTGCAGCGCGACCTGCTGCCGCTGGTGGAAGGCTCCTCGGTGTCGACCAAGCACGGCATCATCAAGACCGACCACATCCTGTTCATCGCCTCTGGCGCATTCTCGCTGGCCAAGCCGTCCGATCTGATTCCGGAACTGCAGGGTCGCTTCCCCATCCGCGTCGAACTGTCGGCCCTGTCGGCGGACGACTTTCGTCGCATCCTCGGCGAGCCACAACATGCACTGACCAAGCAATACACCGCATTGCTGGCGACCGAGGGCGTCGATCTCGAGTTCACCGACGAAGGCATCGCTCGACTGGCCGAAGTCGCCTTCCAGGTCAACGAGCGCACCGAGAACATCGGCGCGCGGCGCCTGCACACCGTGCTCGAACGCCTCCTCGACGAGATCTCGTTCGCTGCCTCGGACCACGCCGGCGAGCGCTTCACGATCGACGCGGCCTATGTCGACGCGCACCTCGCCTCGCTGGTCAAGGACGAGGACCTTTCGCGTTACATCCTTTGA
- the hslV gene encoding ATP-dependent protease subunit HslV, producing MESFHATTIVSVRRDGRVVIGGDGQVTLGHTIMKANARKLRRLGAKGDVLAGFAGATADAFTLFELFEQKLERFSGNLTRAAVEMAKDWRTDRRLGRLEAMLAVADKDVSLLISGNGDVVEPENGLIAIGSGGPYAQAAARALLENTELDARSVVERALKIAGDICIYTNRNVTIEEL from the coding sequence ATGGAAAGCTTCCACGCCACCACCATCGTCTCCGTCCGCCGTGACGGCCGCGTCGTCATCGGCGGCGACGGTCAGGTCACGCTCGGCCACACCATCATGAAGGCCAATGCGCGCAAGCTGCGCCGGCTCGGCGCCAAGGGCGACGTGCTCGCCGGCTTCGCCGGGGCCACGGCCGACGCCTTCACCCTGTTCGAGCTGTTCGAACAGAAGCTCGAGCGCTTCAGCGGCAACCTCACCCGTGCCGCCGTCGAGATGGCCAAGGACTGGCGCACCGACCGCCGCCTCGGTCGCCTTGAAGCCATGCTCGCCGTCGCCGACAAGGACGTGTCCCTGCTGATCTCCGGCAACGGCGACGTCGTCGAGCCCGAAAACGGCCTCATCGCGATCGGCTCGGGCGGCCCCTATGCCCAGGCCGCCGCCCGGGCCCTGCTCGAGAACACCGAGCTGGATGCGCGCAGCGTGGTCGAACGAGCCCTGAAGATCGCCGGCGACATCTGCATCTACACGAACCGGAATGTGACGATCGAAGAGCTTTGA
- a CDS encoding tyrosine recombinase XerC: protein MGAVTMRADVERFLDWLRIERRYSPNTVQGYARSLVRLEAHAQALGLSRWEDLRGAQLQTWVARLHREGLAAASLAQLMSTCRSFFRHLAREGRIAVNPALGVRTPKLRRKLPQVLDVDEMSALLEFPADDAEAVHDRAMLELLYSSGLRVSEIVSLRWSDLDAANGLLRVTGKGAKTRIVPVGRLALEALDALRRQDHADDEDTILRGRHGRALSTSGVRTRLKRRARDQGVWKRVYPHLMRHSCASHLLESSGDLRAVQELLGHADIGTTQIYTHLDFQHLARVYDAAHPRAKRKPR, encoded by the coding sequence ATGGGCGCCGTGACGATGCGAGCCGACGTCGAGCGCTTCCTCGACTGGCTGCGCATCGAACGCCGCTACTCGCCAAACACCGTGCAGGGCTACGCACGTTCACTCGTCCGCCTCGAAGCGCATGCGCAGGCGCTCGGCCTCTCTCGCTGGGAAGATCTGCGCGGCGCGCAGTTGCAGACTTGGGTCGCGCGCCTGCACCGAGAAGGTCTTGCTGCGGCCAGCCTTGCCCAGTTGATGTCGACCTGCCGCAGCTTCTTTCGTCATCTCGCCCGCGAAGGACGCATCGCGGTCAATCCGGCACTCGGCGTGCGCACGCCGAAGCTGCGCCGCAAGCTGCCGCAGGTGCTCGATGTCGATGAGATGTCGGCCCTGCTCGAGTTTCCGGCCGACGACGCCGAAGCCGTGCACGACCGCGCGATGCTCGAACTGCTCTATTCCAGCGGCCTGCGCGTGTCTGAGATCGTCAGCCTGCGCTGGTCCGATCTCGATGCGGCCAACGGCCTGCTGCGTGTGACCGGCAAGGGCGCGAAGACGCGCATCGTGCCGGTCGGACGCTTGGCCCTCGAAGCCCTCGACGCATTGCGTCGGCAAGATCATGCCGACGACGAGGACACCATCCTGCGCGGCCGCCATGGTCGGGCGTTGAGCACCAGCGGCGTGCGCACGCGCCTCAAGCGCCGCGCGCGCGACCAGGGCGTGTGGAAGCGCGTCTATCCGCACCTCATGCGCCACTCCTGCGCGAGCCACCTGCTCGAATCCTCCGGCGACCTGCGCGCCGTGCAGGAACTGCTCGGCCACGCCGACATCGGCACCACCCAGATCTACACCCACCTCGACTTCCAGCACCTCGCCCGCGTCTATGACGCCGCGCATCCGCGGGCGAAGCGCAAGCCGCGGTAG
- a CDS encoding DUF484 family protein encodes MTELSVKEGLTAMEVASYLRRHPDFLKEFPDLAITLLLPREQGPAASLASYQLEVLRDKNAEFGRRLRELIEIAHENEQLMVRVHTLTLALMRAKSLGDTVSRVVASLTEDFNTDLVRIVLFRADPDLPAAEWLLVEPGGIAALPAFGEFVKRGEPLCGRLQQDKLDTLFGARAADVRSSVLLAIGDVGLLAIGSLDPNRFNPGMGTVFLRLIAEAISTAVARYPREG; translated from the coding sequence ATGACTGAGTTGAGCGTGAAGGAAGGGCTGACCGCGATGGAGGTGGCGAGCTACCTGCGCCGCCATCCCGATTTCCTCAAGGAGTTCCCCGATCTCGCCATCACCCTGCTGCTGCCGCGCGAGCAAGGCCCGGCGGCGTCGCTGGCGAGCTACCAGCTCGAAGTGCTGCGCGACAAGAACGCCGAGTTCGGCCGGCGCCTGCGCGAGCTGATCGAGATCGCCCACGAGAACGAACAGCTCATGGTGCGTGTGCACACGCTGACCCTGGCGCTGATGCGCGCAAAGAGCCTTGGCGACACCGTTTCGCGCGTGGTCGCCAGCCTGACCGAGGATTTCAACACCGACCTGGTACGCATCGTGCTGTTCCGCGCCGATCCCGATCTGCCGGCGGCCGAATGGTTGCTGGTCGAACCGGGTGGCATCGCCGCGCTGCCGGCCTTCGGTGAATTCGTCAAGCGCGGCGAACCACTGTGCGGACGTCTGCAGCAGGACAAGCTCGACACCCTGTTCGGCGCGCGTGCGGCGGACGTGCGTTCATCGGTGCTGCTGGCAATCGGTGATGTCGGCCTGCTCGCGATCGGCAGCCTCGACCCGAACCGCTTCAATCCGGGCATGGGCACGGTTTTCCTGCGCCTGATCGCCGAGGCCATCTCCACCGCCGTCGCGCGCTACCCGCGCGAGGGCTGA
- the dapF gene encoding diaminopimelate epimerase: MSLAFTKMHGAGNDFVIVDCRAAPLPLDAAAIRRLGDRHFGVGFDQLLSIEPATDGISAWAYGIWNTDGSRSGQCGNGVRCIAAWLGRAGLLGPGATRLQSPSGAVLVELLDDGRVRVDMGEPRFAPKDVPLDERAAIGHSASFASHDQGGGTRDGSGSGPHDPHPTRYLIDVAGQHIEIGAVSMGNPHALIEVDDVATASVGSLGPLVEQAMAFPRGCNVGFAEVRARDAIALRVWERGVGETLACGSGACAAVAVLRQRDRVDADVHVALPGGTLDIHWDGPGHTLWMTGPTAFVFEGTWHD; this comes from the coding sequence ATGAGCCTCGCCTTCACCAAGATGCATGGCGCGGGCAACGATTTCGTCATCGTCGACTGCCGCGCGGCGCCACTGCCGCTCGATGCCGCCGCGATCCGCCGCCTCGGCGACCGCCATTTCGGCGTCGGCTTCGACCAATTGCTGAGCATCGAGCCGGCCACCGACGGTATCAGCGCCTGGGCCTATGGCATCTGGAACACCGATGGTTCTCGTTCGGGGCAGTGCGGCAACGGCGTGCGCTGCATCGCTGCCTGGCTGGGCCGCGCCGGCCTGCTCGGCCCTGGGGCGACGCGCCTGCAGAGTCCATCGGGTGCGGTGCTGGTGGAACTGCTCGACGACGGCCGCGTGCGCGTGGACATGGGCGAGCCGCGCTTCGCGCCGAAGGATGTACCACTGGACGAACGGGCGGCCATCGGCCACAGCGCATCCTTTGCTTCACACGATCAGGGTGGCGGTACGCGGGACGGAAGCGGATCCGGGCCGCATGACCCGCACCCGACTCGCTACCTGATCGATGTCGCCGGCCAGCACATCGAGATTGGCGCGGTCTCGATGGGTAATCCGCATGCGCTGATCGAGGTCGATGACGTTGCCACCGCGAGCGTCGGAAGCCTCGGTCCGCTGGTCGAACAGGCCATGGCCTTTCCGCGCGGCTGCAATGTCGGCTTCGCCGAGGTCCGCGCACGTGACGCGATCGCCCTGCGTGTCTGGGAGCGCGGCGTTGGCGAGACCCTGGCCTGCGGCAGCGGCGCCTGTGCCGCCGTTGCCGTCCTGCGCCAGCGCGATCGCGTCGATGCCGACGTGCATGTCGCACTGCCCGGCGGCACACTCGACATCCATTGGGACGGTCCCGGCCACACGCTGTGGATGACCGGCCCGACTGCTTTCGTCTTCGAGGGAACCTGGCATGACTGA
- a CDS encoding lipoprotein, translating to MRRSLRPFALILLALLAACGNKGDLVKPQPDTPRAATTAAG from the coding sequence ATGCGTCGATCGCTCCGACCCTTCGCCCTCATCCTGCTCGCGCTGCTCGCCGCCTGCGGCAACAAGGGCGACCTCGTCAAACCGCAACCGGACACGCCGCGCGCCGCAACGACCGCGGCTGGTTGA
- a CDS encoding GNAT family N-acetyltransferase: MPTQRTRSFPRLRRARAGDLEALVALEQASFAGDRMSARQWRRHVASPRAIAIVAVEGERLLGVALVFTHAAHDIARLYSLATAEDARGRGIGDRLVAAVERAAGAAGRRRLRLEVREDNRAAQRLYERRGFRRIGRRAGYYEDGEDALRYEKAIGDRAVTSMR, translated from the coding sequence ATGCCAACGCAGCGAACCCGCTCGTTCCCCCGTCTGCGTCGCGCCCGTGCGGGCGACCTCGAAGCGCTCGTCGCCCTCGAACAGGCGAGCTTCGCCGGCGATCGCATGAGCGCGCGCCAATGGCGTCGGCATGTTGCCAGTCCGCGTGCGATCGCGATCGTTGCCGTCGAGGGTGAGCGACTGCTCGGTGTGGCGCTCGTCTTCACGCATGCCGCGCACGACATCGCCCGCCTGTATTCGCTGGCCACGGCAGAGGATGCCCGCGGACGCGGTATCGGCGATCGACTGGTCGCAGCGGTCGAACGCGCCGCCGGTGCCGCCGGCCGTCGACGTCTGCGCCTGGAGGTGCGTGAGGACAACCGCGCCGCGCAACGCCTCTACGAACGCCGCGGCTTCCGTCGCATCGGCCGCCGCGCCGGCTACTACGAGGACGGCGAGGATGCGTTGCGTTACGAGAAAGCGATCGGCGATCGAGCCGTGACGTCGATGCGCTGA